A window of Paenibacillus polygoni contains these coding sequences:
- a CDS encoding DUF6509 family protein, with protein MLTITEFEVQEINDPFGIVEGSRYEFQIVIDPEEDDELYSENGVYIRVIYRADEPKDGIIKYELYENVTEKYLDFDLEEDELAVLETFCKEHI; from the coding sequence ATGTTAACAATTACAGAATTTGAGGTACAAGAAATTAACGACCCCTTTGGTATTGTAGAAGGGTCTAGATATGAGTTCCAAATCGTAATTGATCCAGAGGAAGATGATGAGTTGTACTCTGAGAATGGGGTTTACATTCGCGTTATTTATAGAGCGGACGAGCCTAAAGATGGAATTATTAAGTACGAATTGTATGAAAATGTAACCGAAAAATATCTTGACTTTGATCTTGAAGAAGATGAATTGGCCGTGCTTGAAACGTTCTGCAAAGAACACATCTAA
- a CDS encoding DMT family transporter — MQSERRSFSKYELLYIIGIVAISFSSIFVKWSEAEVSVVAMYRLFLTNLLMTPLLYKYRHDIFRLSKKDWLTLGISGIMLGLHFLLWMSSLRLTTVASSTVILTLEPILVMLGSMWIFAAKPNRMMLIGMGMAVAGSVIIGAGDFQVSGHALKGDFLSLLGTIAVAIHMIIGQYARKNISAFVYNFWVFLFAGSSLAVYNAGNQIPFTGYDAREWGIFLLLAIVPTLLGHYLFNWLLKVMNATTVSMSVLGEPVIASLLAWVLLGEALTILQLIAGVIILAGVWFFLRYGSEPLDAETIPLVEAVDPLNTISPIPQTKG, encoded by the coding sequence ATGCAAAGTGAACGACGGTCATTTAGTAAGTATGAACTGCTTTATATTATTGGCATTGTTGCCATATCGTTTTCCTCTATTTTTGTAAAATGGTCTGAGGCGGAAGTATCTGTCGTTGCCATGTATCGGCTTTTTTTAACAAATCTATTGATGACTCCACTGCTCTATAAGTACCGCCATGACATCTTTCGATTAAGCAAAAAAGATTGGCTGACACTTGGTATCTCCGGCATCATGCTTGGACTCCACTTTTTATTATGGATGAGCTCCTTACGGCTGACTACTGTAGCCAGTTCTACGGTCATTCTGACACTTGAACCGATTCTTGTAATGCTGGGTTCCATGTGGATTTTCGCTGCCAAACCCAATCGTATGATGCTCATAGGCATGGGAATGGCTGTAGCCGGTTCCGTCATTATTGGAGCGGGTGATTTCCAGGTATCTGGGCATGCACTCAAAGGTGATTTTCTCTCTTTGCTTGGCACGATTGCGGTAGCCATACATATGATTATTGGGCAATATGCGCGAAAGAACATCAGTGCTTTTGTCTATAATTTCTGGGTGTTCCTATTCGCAGGTTCTTCCCTGGCCGTGTATAACGCGGGAAACCAGATTCCTTTTACAGGATACGATGCTCGCGAATGGGGAATCTTCCTTCTTCTTGCGATTGTACCTACTTTGCTCGGTCACTACCTGTTTAATTGGCTGCTAAAAGTAATGAATGCAACCACTGTATCCATGTCTGTACTTGGAGAACCGGTGATTGCATCTCTTCTCGCTTGGGTACTGCTTGGAGAAGCGCTGACCATCCTGCAGCTTATCGCGGGAGTAATTATACTTGCCGGGGTATGGTTTTTTCTTCGGTATGGTAGTGAACCTCTTGATGCAGAGACTATACCCCTGGTAGAAGCAGTAGATCCCTTGAATACGATAAGTCCCATTCCTCAAACCAAAGGATAA
- a CDS encoding DnaJ family domain-containing protein has product MFSKKEPKDKEAQKQEKHQPESHQSPSVYLVNDAIEDFAKRGGFDDLAGMGKPLKVPEGDALSGVLKNANYLPPWVELRKEIAEEMKLLIHKMNHINPGEVEIEIELLNEKIKNYNKKVPNPVLQKGFVSEQTLEIKYENHWR; this is encoded by the coding sequence ATGTTCTCGAAAAAAGAACCAAAAGATAAAGAAGCCCAAAAACAAGAAAAGCATCAGCCAGAATCGCATCAAAGCCCAAGCGTATATTTGGTTAACGATGCCATTGAAGACTTCGCTAAACGTGGAGGTTTTGATGATCTGGCAGGAATGGGAAAACCTCTAAAGGTTCCAGAGGGGGATGCACTGTCCGGTGTTCTAAAGAACGCAAATTACCTCCCTCCCTGGGTTGAGCTTAGAAAAGAAATTGCAGAAGAAATGAAACTCCTCATTCATAAAATGAATCATATTAACCCAGGGGAAGTAGAGATCGAGATTGAACTACTTAATGAAAAGATTAAAAACTATAATAAAAAAGTACCAAATCCTGTTCTACAAAAAGGATTTGTATCCGAGCAAACACTTGAAATCAAATATGAAAATCACTGGCGATAA
- a CDS encoding ABC transporter substrate-binding protein, which translates to MFKWKRSLSILAITASIGILAACSGNGDTKNNADSTVKPANNTSSEQTASSTDPVKLRIMWWGSQPRHEATLAALDLYTKNNPNVTFEPEYSGMDGYLDKLSTQAAAKNAPDIVQLDPGWMPDWMSRNQLIDLSPEVDVSKFDEKLLSGGQLDGKQYAVPLGSVAFGMVYDKAAMDKLGVANPENGWTWDQFFSLAKESKTKLPKGQYFTLDYGGNYFVYSAYQYAKGKGQVITDDGHFNVDQATFLEWTKKFDELRKEGLVPPADVNASDKENDPQMDLMASGKVLMRYSFSNNLGTWDSIKPGAYALVTMPRAEEAGGWLKPSMFLAVTENSKYAVEAKKFIDWFVNSQEAADLLQTFRGLPANKDIATSLEANMSELDKVGLGLLRATEPDGQKWSAGAGGWTNFIDKDWVLVRDQLMFEKVTPEQAFEQLKEAAQSYEK; encoded by the coding sequence ATGTTTAAGTGGAAGCGTTCTCTTTCGATTTTAGCAATTACAGCTTCTATAGGAATCTTAGCTGCATGCAGCGGAAACGGAGACACAAAGAACAATGCGGATTCCACTGTAAAACCTGCCAACAATACGTCATCGGAACAAACAGCGTCAAGCACTGATCCAGTCAAGCTTCGCATCATGTGGTGGGGCTCTCAGCCGCGTCATGAAGCTACTTTGGCTGCGCTGGATTTGTACACCAAAAACAATCCAAATGTTACATTCGAACCGGAGTATTCCGGAATGGACGGGTATTTGGATAAACTGTCAACACAGGCTGCAGCGAAAAACGCACCAGATATTGTTCAGCTAGATCCGGGCTGGATGCCGGACTGGATGTCTCGTAATCAATTAATTGATTTATCACCTGAAGTGGATGTTAGCAAATTTGACGAAAAACTTCTGTCAGGCGGTCAACTTGACGGCAAGCAATATGCTGTACCGCTGGGTTCAGTAGCATTTGGAATGGTATATGACAAGGCGGCTATGGATAAGCTTGGAGTCGCAAATCCAGAGAATGGGTGGACTTGGGATCAATTCTTCTCTTTGGCTAAGGAATCGAAAACAAAACTGCCAAAGGGTCAGTACTTTACGTTAGACTATGGCGGTAACTACTTTGTATACTCAGCCTACCAATATGCTAAAGGAAAAGGCCAAGTGATTACAGATGATGGACATTTTAATGTGGACCAAGCTACCTTCCTGGAATGGACGAAGAAATTTGATGAACTGCGTAAGGAAGGATTAGTTCCGCCTGCCGACGTCAATGCATCAGATAAAGAAAATGATCCGCAAATGGACTTAATGGCCTCAGGCAAAGTATTGATGCGTTATAGCTTTTCTAATAATCTGGGAACGTGGGACAGCATCAAACCAGGTGCTTATGCCCTTGTAACCATGCCGCGTGCTGAAGAAGCAGGCGGATGGCTGAAGCCGTCCATGTTCCTTGCTGTTACAGAGAATTCTAAGTACGCTGTGGAAGCTAAGAAGTTTATCGACTGGTTCGTAAACAGCCAGGAAGCGGCCGATCTATTGCAAACGTTCCGCGGACTGCCGGCTAATAAAGATATTGCGACTTCCCTCGAAGCGAACATGAGCGAATTGGATAAGGTTGGCTTAGGGCTTCTCCGCGCTACAGAGCCGGATGGCCAGAAATGGTCAGCCGGGGCAGGAGGTTGGACCAACTTTATTGACAAAGATTGGGTACTCGTCCGTGACCAGCTTATGTTTGAGAAAGTCACACCGGAACAAGCCTTTGAGCAGCTGAAGGAAGCTGCACAATCTTACGAAAAATAA
- a CDS encoding aldehyde dehydrogenase family protein, producing MKTITLNKPMGMLIDGEYVQTKKTIPVINPSNEEVIAEVPDASREDLDKAVAAAREAFPAWSSRPTEERAELLMKLADVIEKNKEELTELLMNENGKPLQASQAEMEDSIRWYRAIASQRLEEEILEDSEVHKVVLQYVPLGVVGAIVPWNYPMNLAAWKIAPALLTGNTLVVKPSPNTPLSTLRMAELAKDLFPKGVLNVISGGDDLGPWMTAHEGMDKISFTGSTATGKKVMKSASDNLKRTTLELGGNDAAIVLPDADPKQVVEGLFWAAFANTGQVCVDAKRLYIHEKMYDEVLEEMITYAKTIQVGDPSDPKTGLGPLQNKMQYDKVKELIKETKDSGARIAYEGEIPAGKGYYIPVTIVDNPPEDSRLVQEEPFGPIVPLLKYKDMDEAVQRANHTKYGLAGSVWGKDLELAYDVASRLETGTVWINESQVMQPDFPFGGHKESGIGVEHGKSGLAAFTNSRTVMIKKK from the coding sequence ATGAAAACGATTACATTAAACAAACCTATGGGCATGTTAATTGACGGCGAGTATGTTCAGACGAAAAAAACGATTCCCGTAATTAATCCTTCCAATGAAGAGGTCATCGCTGAAGTTCCTGATGCCTCACGTGAGGATTTAGATAAAGCGGTTGCAGCAGCCAGGGAAGCCTTCCCTGCTTGGTCGAGCAGACCAACGGAGGAACGTGCAGAACTGCTGATGAAACTAGCGGATGTAATAGAGAAGAACAAAGAAGAACTAACAGAACTGCTTATGAATGAGAATGGGAAGCCGCTTCAGGCAAGCCAGGCTGAGATGGAAGACTCGATTCGGTGGTACCGGGCAATCGCTTCGCAGCGTCTAGAGGAAGAGATCTTGGAGGATTCCGAAGTACATAAGGTGGTACTGCAGTATGTTCCTCTTGGTGTAGTAGGGGCTATTGTTCCATGGAATTATCCTATGAATTTGGCGGCTTGGAAAATTGCACCGGCACTCCTTACCGGGAATACACTCGTTGTTAAACCATCTCCTAATACACCGCTTTCTACCCTTCGTATGGCAGAACTCGCTAAGGATTTATTCCCTAAAGGAGTACTGAATGTGATCTCGGGTGGTGACGATCTAGGTCCTTGGATGACAGCGCATGAAGGAATGGATAAAATCTCTTTCACAGGGTCAACGGCAACAGGGAAAAAAGTAATGAAGAGTGCATCAGACAATCTAAAACGAACAACCCTTGAGCTAGGCGGGAATGATGCCGCGATTGTACTGCCTGATGCAGATCCGAAGCAAGTGGTTGAAGGGTTATTCTGGGCAGCTTTTGCGAATACAGGACAAGTATGTGTGGATGCAAAACGACTTTATATTCATGAAAAGATGTATGATGAAGTGCTGGAAGAAATGATCACTTATGCGAAGACGATTCAGGTAGGAGATCCTTCTGATCCGAAGACGGGTCTAGGTCCGTTGCAGAACAAAATGCAGTATGACAAGGTGAAGGAACTCATTAAAGAGACAAAAGACAGCGGAGCCCGGATTGCTTATGAAGGAGAAATTCCTGCAGGTAAAGGATATTATATTCCTGTTACAATTGTAGATAATCCACCAGAAGATTCTCGGCTCGTTCAGGAAGAGCCGTTTGGCCCCATTGTACCGCTTTTAAAATATAAAGATATGGATGAAGCGGTACAGCGTGCTAATCATACGAAGTATGGTCTTGCCGGTTCTGTCTGGGGCAAAGATTTGGAGCTGGCGTATGATGTGGCTTCACGCCTAGAAACAGGAACAGTCTGGATTAATGAATCTCAAGTCATGCAGCCTGACTTCCCTTTTGGCGGCCATAAAGAGTCTGGGATTGGCGTAGAACACGGTAAATCAGGACTTGCTGCTTTTACGAATTCTAGAACGGTGATGATTAAGAAAAAGTAA
- a CDS encoding sulfurtransferase, translating into MNSIVSMRWVLARMYEPDLFIADCRFSLAEPEAGRTAFQQDHIPGAVYFDLEHSLSSPLQDQGHGGRHPFPDIESLAQLLRKSGVSNETRIVVYDDQGGAMASRLWWLLRYMGHEEVYLMDEGYSAWKAAGFPVTAEVPVRIPASFTPRLQQHLLASLEEVREASKQGSSLLIDSREHARYLGLEEPIDHTAGHIPGAINLFWKDNLNSDGTWKSHDALADRFHHLPKDQEIIVYCGSGVTACPNVLALRAAGFDKVKLYAGSWSDWISYPENPVATGDE; encoded by the coding sequence ATGAACTCAATCGTAAGTATGAGATGGGTCCTGGCAAGAATGTATGAGCCAGATCTCTTTATCGCAGACTGCCGTTTTTCTCTGGCAGAGCCTGAAGCAGGAAGAACGGCTTTTCAGCAAGACCATATCCCTGGAGCGGTTTATTTTGATCTTGAGCACAGTCTGTCCTCTCCGCTGCAAGATCAGGGACACGGGGGACGTCATCCTTTTCCGGATATCGAAAGCCTTGCGCAGCTATTGCGAAAATCAGGCGTAAGTAACGAGACACGTATTGTTGTGTACGATGATCAGGGCGGTGCGATGGCTTCCCGTCTATGGTGGCTGCTGCGCTATATGGGCCACGAAGAAGTATACCTGATGGATGAAGGATACAGTGCCTGGAAAGCAGCGGGATTTCCGGTTACGGCAGAGGTGCCGGTTCGTATACCTGCTTCTTTTACACCTCGTCTTCAGCAGCATCTACTCGCAAGCTTGGAAGAAGTTCGAGAAGCTTCTAAGCAAGGATCTTCCTTACTCATTGATTCTCGTGAACATGCACGTTATTTAGGACTTGAAGAACCGATTGATCATACAGCAGGACATATTCCAGGTGCGATCAACTTATTTTGGAAAGACAATCTCAACTCGGACGGTACATGGAAATCCCACGATGCACTTGCAGATCGCTTCCACCACCTGCCGAAAGATCAGGAGATCATTGTATACTGCGGTTCAGGTGTCACGGCTTGTCCTAATGTGTTAGCTCTTCGCGCAGCGGGATTTGATAAAGTGAAACTATATGCAGGAAGCTGGAGCGACTGGATCTCCTATCCGGAGAATCCGGTGGCGACTGGAGACGAGTAA
- the sigK gene encoding RNA polymerase sporulation sigma factor SigK: protein MPGLFTAIALFIKELSLLVSYVKNNAFPQPLSEKDEAKHLKQMAEGDARSRNLLIEHNLRLVAHIVKKFDNTGEDQEDLISIGTIGLIKAIESFQQGKGTKLATFAARCIENEILMHLRSLKKTRKDVSLHDPIGTDKEGNEITLIDILGTEADEVMDKVQLKIEKSKIYQNLDILDDREKEVVVGRFGLVTGGEERTQREIAKELGISRSYVSRIEKRALMKLYHEFYKSKQ from the coding sequence GTGCCTGGATTATTTACGGCGATTGCACTATTTATTAAAGAGCTTTCCTTGCTGGTGTCTTATGTAAAAAATAATGCATTTCCTCAGCCTTTGTCTGAGAAAGACGAAGCAAAGCATTTAAAGCAAATGGCCGAAGGCGATGCCCGTTCACGTAATTTACTTATTGAACATAATTTACGGCTGGTTGCACATATTGTGAAGAAATTTGATAACACTGGTGAAGATCAAGAAGACCTGATCTCGATTGGAACGATTGGACTCATCAAGGCCATTGAGAGTTTCCAGCAAGGAAAAGGGACGAAACTGGCGACTTTTGCTGCACGCTGTATAGAGAACGAGATACTGATGCATCTCCGCTCCTTGAAGAAGACAAGAAAAGATGTTTCTCTACATGATCCGATAGGAACTGACAAGGAAGGTAATGAAATTACCCTTATAGATATCCTCGGTACCGAAGCCGATGAGGTAATGGATAAGGTTCAGCTTAAAATAGAGAAGAGCAAAATCTATCAGAACCTAGATATTCTCGATGATCGGGAGAAAGAAGTGGTAGTGGGCAGGTTTGGTCTGGTAACCGGCGGAGAAGAACGGACACAACGAGAGATTGCGAAGGAGCTTGGTATTTCGCGGTCCTATGTTTCTCGTATTGAGAAAAGGGCACTCATGAAACTGTATCATGAATTTTATAAGTCGAAGCAGTAA
- a CDS encoding DUF4982 domain-containing protein, giving the protein MNHKKLFNDSWEFCKSDLETTAITELDFEPVDIPHDWLIYNTLDLYENSIGWYRKRFTISKKEKHTLICFDGVYMDSTIYVNDTYVGEWKYGYSSFEFEITDALIEGENEILVKVVHQSPNSRWYSGAGMYRNVWLKTRESSYIETNGVYIHTNQEGHKWSIEIDTDLHSAGETQLLHTLLYKDQMITNGVEVIPEKSEAVSKVSQVLYTENPLLWSTDEPHLYQLRTELLCLLPGDVAEKEWKVIESITQNIGFRTLVMDPQQGLKLNGEKMKLNGVCEHHDLGALGAAFHVTALRRRFEILKDMGVNAIRTAHNMPAVEFMDLADEMGMLIVSEGFDMWERPKTTYDYARFFKEWAPIDVKSWVMRDRNRPSLLMWSIGNEIYDTHADKRGQEVTKMLMEEVQLHDYKGNAKVTIGSNYMPWENAQKCADIVKLAGYNYAEKYYHKHHEEHPDWIIYGSETASVVQSRGIYHFPFEQSILDDDDEQCSALGNSTTSWGAKSAEACIIAERDAPFSLGQFIWTGFDYIGEPTPYHTKNSYFGQIDTANFKKDAYYIYQAAWTDYKKKPMIHIFPYWDFNPGQIIDVRVCSNAPKIELQLNGETVGTYEIDHEHGDQLVGWWKIPYEAGELKAIAYDESDQVIAVDVRRSFGDASKIGLKPDQNTVTANGTDVVYIEILMEDEHGYPVENANSRVHVQVTGAGRLLGLDNGDSTDYDPYKGTTRRLFSGKLMAIIGTTLEPGTIKVEVSSKGLESQKIEITSLPADESILDGISASTQNKELQPNLGMVDEIPLRKIELLSPSGQQFDESTKEMTVQANLFPADTSYKDVIWSVVNDAGIESSLARIESFGQEAKITALGDGSFRVRCMSKNGSDKIRIISQLEFTATGLGTAFKDPYSFIFGGLHDEVKGEVGNGNERGVATSRDGETEVCYRNIDFGAYGSDLITIPIFALDDDPYEMQIWEGMPGEKGSELLADVIYQKKSQWNVYQAETYQLSRRLVGVTSLCFVLQKKVHIKGFSFEKKNRAFELNKAADCDRIYGDTFTLAEQGVEGIGNNVSLTFEQMDFGAEGVSKLVIHGRSLIDKNTIHVRFEDEEGSNNQLIEFLESEGYVERGFELEKVTGLKKVTFIFLPGSNFDFGWFRFEQ; this is encoded by the coding sequence GTGAATCATAAGAAATTGTTTAACGATAGCTGGGAGTTTTGTAAGAGTGATTTAGAAACAACGGCTATAACAGAGCTTGATTTTGAACCGGTAGATATCCCTCATGACTGGTTGATTTATAACACATTAGATTTATATGAAAATAGTATTGGATGGTATCGTAAGCGCTTTACGATATCGAAGAAAGAGAAACATACGCTAATCTGCTTTGATGGCGTTTATATGGACTCTACTATTTATGTGAATGATACGTATGTGGGAGAATGGAAATATGGCTACTCCTCCTTTGAATTTGAGATCACCGACGCGCTCATTGAAGGGGAGAATGAGATTCTCGTGAAAGTCGTGCATCAAAGTCCTAACAGCCGTTGGTATTCGGGAGCGGGCATGTATCGCAATGTATGGCTTAAGACAAGAGAAAGCAGTTATATCGAGACAAATGGAGTGTATATACACACGAATCAAGAAGGGCATAAATGGAGTATTGAAATTGACACTGATCTACATAGCGCAGGGGAAACTCAGCTATTACATACATTGCTGTACAAAGACCAAATGATTACGAATGGTGTAGAGGTAATTCCTGAAAAGAGTGAAGCGGTTTCAAAAGTAAGTCAAGTTCTCTATACCGAAAATCCTTTGCTATGGAGCACAGATGAACCGCATTTGTATCAGCTGAGAACCGAATTATTATGTCTCTTGCCAGGTGATGTAGCGGAGAAGGAATGGAAGGTTATTGAAAGCATCACTCAGAACATCGGATTTCGAACACTAGTCATGGACCCTCAGCAAGGGTTGAAGTTAAATGGCGAGAAGATGAAGCTGAATGGGGTATGCGAGCACCATGATTTGGGCGCATTAGGGGCAGCGTTTCATGTAACGGCACTGCGAAGACGATTTGAAATTTTGAAGGATATGGGTGTTAATGCCATTCGGACAGCACACAATATGCCTGCAGTAGAGTTTATGGATTTAGCCGATGAGATGGGAATGCTGATTGTCTCGGAAGGTTTCGATATGTGGGAACGACCCAAGACGACCTATGACTATGCACGTTTTTTCAAGGAATGGGCACCGATTGATGTGAAAAGCTGGGTCATGCGGGATCGTAATCGTCCAAGCCTGCTGATGTGGAGTATCGGCAATGAAATTTATGATACGCATGCAGATAAGAGAGGACAAGAAGTAACGAAGATGCTGATGGAAGAAGTCCAACTTCATGATTACAAAGGCAATGCCAAAGTGACGATCGGCTCAAATTATATGCCATGGGAAAACGCACAGAAATGTGCAGATATCGTGAAGTTAGCCGGCTATAATTATGCAGAAAAATATTATCATAAGCATCACGAAGAGCATCCGGACTGGATCATCTACGGCAGTGAGACCGCATCGGTTGTCCAAAGCAGGGGGATCTATCATTTCCCATTCGAACAATCCATTCTGGATGATGACGATGAGCAGTGTTCAGCACTCGGGAACAGCACGACGAGCTGGGGAGCAAAGTCGGCAGAAGCATGCATTATCGCTGAAAGAGATGCGCCTTTCTCGCTGGGACAGTTTATTTGGACAGGGTTTGATTATATTGGTGAGCCGACACCGTATCATACAAAAAATTCGTATTTCGGACAAATCGATACGGCTAACTTTAAGAAAGACGCTTATTATATCTACCAAGCTGCATGGACGGATTATAAGAAGAAGCCCATGATTCATATTTTCCCCTATTGGGATTTTAACCCGGGTCAAATCATTGATGTTCGTGTCTGCTCGAATGCACCAAAGATTGAACTTCAGCTCAATGGGGAAACGGTAGGAACCTATGAAATTGACCATGAGCACGGAGATCAGCTGGTAGGCTGGTGGAAAATCCCTTATGAAGCGGGAGAACTGAAAGCGATTGCTTATGATGAGTCAGATCAAGTGATTGCGGTCGATGTGAGAAGATCCTTTGGTGATGCGAGTAAAATCGGTTTGAAGCCGGATCAGAATACGGTTACAGCAAATGGAACCGATGTCGTTTACATCGAGATTTTGATGGAAGATGAGCATGGGTATCCGGTAGAGAATGCGAATAGCCGTGTACATGTACAGGTTACAGGAGCCGGGCGCTTACTAGGCTTAGACAATGGGGACAGTACAGATTACGATCCATACAAGGGTACAACCCGAAGATTGTTCAGCGGTAAACTGATGGCGATTATTGGAACAACGCTAGAGCCAGGTACGATCAAGGTGGAAGTTTCATCAAAAGGGTTAGAAAGCCAAAAGATCGAAATTACATCTCTGCCGGCAGATGAGAGCATATTAGATGGCATTTCTGCAAGTACCCAAAACAAAGAGCTGCAGCCTAATCTTGGAATGGTAGATGAAATTCCTCTTCGCAAAATTGAACTGCTGAGTCCTTCTGGGCAACAGTTTGATGAATCGACAAAAGAGATGACGGTGCAAGCTAATTTATTCCCTGCGGACACATCGTATAAAGATGTAATTTGGAGTGTGGTGAATGATGCAGGGATTGAGTCTAGTCTAGCCCGAATTGAATCCTTTGGCCAAGAAGCGAAGATTACGGCACTCGGGGATGGAAGCTTTCGAGTCCGCTGTATGAGTAAGAATGGCTCGGATAAGATCAGAATAATATCCCAGTTGGAATTTACTGCAACAGGTTTGGGTACTGCTTTTAAAGATCCGTACAGCTTTATTTTTGGAGGGCTTCACGATGAAGTGAAAGGGGAAGTCGGCAATGGAAATGAACGCGGTGTAGCGACAAGCCGAGATGGAGAGACGGAGGTCTGCTATCGTAATATTGATTTCGGCGCCTATGGATCTGACCTGATCACAATTCCAATCTTTGCGCTGGATGATGATCCTTATGAAATGCAGATATGGGAAGGGATGCCGGGTGAAAAAGGCAGTGAACTGCTGGCTGATGTAATCTATCAGAAAAAATCGCAGTGGAATGTCTATCAAGCGGAAACGTATCAACTATCAAGAAGACTTGTTGGGGTTACTTCTCTTTGCTTTGTTTTGCAGAAAAAAGTGCATATCAAGGGATTCTCATTTGAGAAAAAGAACCGGGCCTTTGAGCTAAATAAGGCGGCAGATTGTGATCGTATTTACGGAGATACCTTTACCTTAGCTGAACAGGGAGTGGAAGGGATCGGAAATAACGTATCCCTTACGTTCGAACAGATGGATTTTGGAGCAGAAGGAGTTTCAAAGCTCGTTATTCATGGAAGATCGCTAATTGATAAGAATACCATCCATGTTCGCTTCGAGGATGAGGAGGGTTCAAACAATCAACTTATCGAATTTTTAGAGTCCGAAGGATACGTGGAACGTGGGTTTGAGCTGGAGAAAGTTACAGGGCTTAAGAAAGTTACCTTTATCTTCTTGCCAGGAAGCAATTTTGATTTTGGCTGGTTCCGTTTTGAACAATAA
- a CDS encoding FtsX-like permease family protein produces MFFHPFSRWNGYIGYDGEANSSEPQYIRKKSSLGYNEINEKHRNSLLAATMQTLLDATFKQAVASLLLPMSMMGLLFTGVTIIIIYSISRMTIRKESKTYGIYKSIGLSSQDLRLSISIGLIVLSAAGVIIGILLGVYLLPSLLGTILSDYGIAELPLILHWGGVLSFAAVTFIAVGIGSWASSRVIAATSPRILVID; encoded by the coding sequence TTGTTTTTTCATCCTTTTTCTAGATGGAATGGGTATATAGGTTATGATGGCGAAGCAAATTCTTCAGAACCTCAATATATTCGGAAGAAGTCGAGTTTAGGCTACAATGAAATAAATGAAAAGCATAGAAATTCGTTGTTAGCAGCAACGATGCAGACGTTATTAGATGCCACATTTAAACAAGCGGTAGCCTCTTTGCTTCTGCCGATGAGCATGATGGGGTTGTTGTTCACCGGAGTAACGATTATCATCATATACAGTATCAGTCGAATGACCATTCGAAAAGAAAGCAAAACCTACGGTATTTATAAATCGATTGGATTATCTTCACAGGATCTTCGATTATCGATTTCGATAGGGCTGATCGTTCTTTCTGCTGCGGGAGTCATCATTGGTATTTTACTGGGTGTTTATTTACTTCCGAGCTTGCTTGGGACGATTCTATCGGATTATGGGATTGCGGAGCTTCCTTTGATTTTGCACTGGGGAGGAGTTCTTTCTTTTGCGGCTGTTACCTTCATTGCGGTAGGAATAGGTTCGTGGGCTTCCTCAAGAGTAATCGCTGCCACATCTCCACGAATTCTTGTTATTGATTAG